The following nucleotide sequence is from Mucilaginibacter sp. cycad4.
CCTCCTGGCGGTATTTTGGCCGTAGCCCGGATAAACTTTCCTGGGGCGAAATGGCGGCTATGGCTGTTTTGCCTAACTCGCCATCACTGGTACACCCTGGCAGGAACAGGGCTATATTGCTCCGCAAACGAAACTCCTTATTGGATAAACTACATAAGGCAGGTATCATTGACAGTACAACCGCTGCCCTTGCCCGGCTTGAGCCAGTGCCCGACAGACCGATGCCCCTCCCTCAACTTACTCCGCACCTGCTGCAACGTTTTAAAGCCGATCATCAGGCTAAGCCCGACAGAGATACCCGCATTACAAGCAGCATCAAATCGTCGCTTCAGCAACAGGTAAATGATATCCTGGAGCAGCATCACAGTTTATTAAAGGCTAACGATATCAACAACATTGCCGCCATTATACTTGATGTTGAAACAGGAGCAACCCTTGCCTATGCCGGTAATATATCCCACCGCGAAGACCCTCAAATGGAAAGCGATGTTGATGTGATAGACGCTCCGCGAAGTCCCGGAAGCACACTGAAACCGCTGCTATACGCAGCAATGCTGCACGACGGGCTGATATTACCCAACAGTTTGATGCCCGATGTACCTACCATGATCGCGGGTTACCATCCCGAAAACTTCGATTTGGGGTATGACGGTGCCGTACCTGCATCGCGGGCCTTATCCCGTTCGCTGAATGTACCTGCGGTTAAAATGCTGCAACAATACAAGTACGAGCGCTTTTATGATTTTTTGCATAAAGCAGGCATCACTACTTTAACCAAACCTGCTGATCATTATGGTCTGTCGTTAATATTGGGCGGGGGTGAAAACACGCTTTGGGAATTAAGCGGCGCTTATGCCGATATGGCTCGTGTACTAAATCATTACAATAAAAACGGTGGCAGGTATGACCCTGCTGATTTTCATGATCCTGTTTATGAAAAGAAGGATGCAGGCAGGCCTGAACTTGAAAAGTCCGGGTTATTGGATGCGGCTTCTATTTATTACACCTTCCAGGCCATGGAGGAAGTGATGCGGCCGGGTGAGGAAATGCTATGGCAGCAATTCAGCTCGAGCCAGCGTATAGCCTGGAAAACCGGTACAAGTTTTGGCTTTCGCGATGGATGGGCAATTGGGGTTACGCCTAAGTATGTTGTTGGCGTTTGGGTTGGCAATACCGATGGCGAGGGCCGGCCGGGATTAACGGGGATCAACACCGCGGCACCTGCCCTGTTCGAAATCTTCAGGTTGTTGCCCGTATCGCGCGATTGGTTTGAGATGCCTGTCGGCGAAATGGTGAAAATAAATGTGTGCAGGCAAAGCGGTTACCGGGCCGGACAATACTGCCAGGACATTGACGAACAGTATGTACCCAAAAGCGGCCTGAAAGCCCCTGTTTGTCCTTACCATCAATTGGTGCATTTATCTGCCGATGCCAAATGGCAGGTAAACGGTAATTGTGAGCCACCGGATAACATCCTCAATAAAAGCTGGTTTGTGTTGCCGCCATCTATGGAATATTATTACAAAGCCAGGAACTATCAATATCATGTGCTCCCACCGTTTCGCCCGGATTGTGCCCAGGCCGAAAATGGAAATACAATGGAGGTTATCTACCCAAAAAACGGAGCCAAAATATATGTACCTCTTGAGGCGGACGGTACCCGCGGCCGGATGATCTGCAATGCAGCACACCGCCAGCCCGGCATGAAGATCTTTTGGCACCTGGATGATCAGTACGTTGGCGAAACCAGGGATCTTCACCAGATGGCTTTAAACCCACCTCCGGGCAAGCATATTCTTACCCTGGTTGATGGCAATGGCAATACTATCAGCATAGAGTTTGAAGTATTAAAGAAATAAAAACACAGCTTATCGATTTTTAATTTTTCTGTAAACTAAATACCCGCAGCAATCATCTGCTAACTTTATCATTATATTGGCCCGATAATTTTTTAACCGGATGCTTGAACAGTACGATCTGCATAATATACTGATAATTGATATTGAAACGGTACCGCAATACAGCAGCCATGACCAATTGCCCGAAAATCTGCAGGTTTTATGGGAGCTAAAAACCCGGCATCAACGCAAAGATGAACCCGCTGAAAGTCATTATGAGCGTGCAGGCATTTGGGCCGAGTTTGGTAAAATAGTTTGCATTTCGGCCGGGATTTTTACCGCCGGGAAAAATATTGGGTTGAGGGTAAAATCATTTGCATCACATGATGAAAAGGAGCTGCTTACCAAGTTCTGCAACCTGCTGTTCGGTCAGCCGCCCAACCTTATTTTATGTGCCCATAATGGCAAGGAATTTGATTTCCCGTACCTCTGCCGCCGTTTACTGGTAAATGGTATGCCTTTTCCGTCGCAGCTGCAAATAGCAGGTAAGAAACCATGGGAGATTATCCATTTAGATACCATGGAATTATGGAAGTTCGGCGATCACAAACACTACACTTCCTTAAATCTGCTGACCACAATTTTTAATATCCCAACCCCTAAAGATGATATTGACGGCAGCGATGTTGGCCACGTATACTGGCATGAAAACCAGCTGGAGCGCATTTGCGCTTATTGCCAAAAAGATGTGATAGCTACAGCGCAATTATTAAGGCGTTACCGTGGTGAAGAACTGATAGCAGACGAATTTATAACCATAGTAGGTCAATAATGCTTAAAGTCAGTGATCTGTCGGTTAGTTTTAAGAACGGTAAAAACCAGTTCACAGCCGTAAAGGGAATTTCTTTTACCCTTAACAAAGGCGAAACAATTGGCATTGTTGGCGAATCCGGCTCGGGCAAATCTGTTACCTCACTTGCCCTGATGCGGTTGCTTAATGAAGATCAGGCCGTAATAGATGGCTCGGTGCTTTTAAATGGTGTATGCCTGTGTAAATTATCAGAAAATGAAATGCGGCATGTGCGCGGCAACCAGGTAGCCATGATTTTCCAGGAACCCATGACATCGCTTAACCCGGTACTTACCTGCGGTTTTCAACTTACAGAAGCTATTAGGTTGCATTTAGGATCAAGTAAAGCCGAAGCCAAACAAAAAACCATTGAGCTGTTTAAAGAGGTGCAATTACCCCGGCCCGAAGCCATATTTAACAGCTATCCTCACCAGATTTCGGGGGGACAAAAACAACGGGTAATGATAGCTATGGCTTTGGCCTGCAACCCGGAGATTTTGATTGCCGACGAACCAACCACCGCGCTCGATGTTACTGTGCAAAAAACTATTATTGAGCTATTGCACAAGCTGAAAGCCGAAAGGCATATGAGCCTGATCTTTATATCCCATGATTTGGGTGTGATCAAAGAAATTGCCGACCGGGTTTTGGTGATGTACAAAGGCGAAATTGTTGAAGAAGCCGCTGTAAAAGACCTCTTCGCAAATCCCCGGCATCCTTATACTAAAGGGTTGCTGGCCTGTCGTCCGTCCCCGCAGCAGCATCTGAAAAAACTGCCTGTTGTAGCCGATTTTCTGAATGAGGCCAGGCCTGCCGTAACTATTGAAGGTATCAGGGAATTATACCATTATCCGGACGATGAAATAACCGAAAGAAAACGCAGGCTATATCAGCAACAACCCTTACTAAAAGCAGAGAAGCTAAATACATGGTTTCCTACCGATTCAGGGTTATTTAAACGAAAAGACCATGTTGTAAAAGCTGTGAATAACGTAAGCTTTGACGTATATCCGGGCGAAACCTTAGGCCTTGTTGGTGAATCGGGATGCGGTAAAACCACTTTAGGACGAAGCATTTTAAGATTAATAGAACCAACATCGGGCAGGGTCACCTTTGGAGGCACCGATCTGCGGGAGCTTAAGAAAAATGAGTTGAGACAGATCAGGAAGGATATCCAGATCATTTTTCAGGACCCTTATTCGTCGTTAAACCCGAAGCTTACTGTTGGCCAATCGCTGATGGAACCATTGCAGGTGCATCAGTTTTACAACAACGACGCCACCCGTAAACGTAAAGTGCTTGAACTGCTTGAACGGGTTAACCTGCAGCCGGCGCACTTTGACCGCTACCCCCATGAGTTTTCGGGCGGACAAAGGCAACGGATAGTAATTGCACGGGCATTAGCACTTCAGCCTAAATTTATCATTTGTGATGAATCCGTTTCGGCGCTTGATGTATCAGTACAGGCCCAGGTGCTGAACCTGATCCGTGAGCTGCAGGAGGAGCTTAAGCTTACCTACATCTTTATTTCGCACGATTTGGCTGTGATCAAGCATATCTCCGACCGGATGATGGTGATGAACAAAGGTGAGATAGTGGAAACAGGTTATCCCGATGATATCTATTATCGCCCTAAAGAAGAATATACCAAGAGGCTGATAGCTTCGATACCTGGTTGATTAAAACAACTTTATTTAATTTAATTGTTTAAATTTGTTAGAAAGGTAAGCAAATGATACGCACGACAATCACGCCCCAAAACCAGGATCTATCCATTCATATTCCCGAGGATTACGTAGGGAAACAGATAGAAGTGCTATTATACGCTGTGGACGAACTGCTACAAGAGGAAAAAACTCCTCTAAAAAAGCCATCTGATTTCCGGGGAAAATTAAAGCTTTCAGACGGACAATATACAGATTTCCAAAATCATCTAAAAGACATCAGAAACGAGTGGAACAGGGATATTTAATAGATACCAACGCTATTATTGATTACCTTGATGGCAAACTACCTGAGAAGTCGAACCAGCTTCTGGACGAGATTAAATTTCAGATCTCAGTAATTTCACGAATTGAACTTTTAGCCTGGCGGAAAGCTACCGAGCAACAATTGAAAATATTAAATGATTTTATCAATATTTCTTCGGTATTTGACATGAGTGAAACAGTTATTCTTAAATCTATAGATATCAGGAAAATTTACAAACTAAAGCTGCCTGACGCCATTATAGCAGCAACTGCTTTAGCCAATAATCTTATATTAGTTACCAGGAATATCAACGATTTTAAAGCGATAGCAAATCTACATTTATTGGATCCATATTCATTATAGCTCCCGTTTTCATCAATTCCCAATCGCGATCACCACACCCCAAAATTCTGTATCTTTGATGCAAATACTATTCTATGTCTAAACACAAGAAAAACAACTCTTCTATACACCAGGTACTTGCCCAAATGGTACTTGATATATTTGAACAAAACGGCAATACGCCACTTAACTATAAGCAGGTTTCTGCTAAACTAAACGTCCGCGATCCCGAATCGCGCGAAATCATTTACGAGATCTTAAAAGACGAGGTTAAAAAATCGGTATTAAAAGAGATCTCTCCCGGTAAATTCCAGCTGCTTGAACTTAAAACGTTTATTGAAGGCGTGGTTGACCTCACCAACGATGGTTCGGCCTTTATAGTTACCGATGATGAGTTTGAAAGCGATATTTTCATCGCTCCCCGTAAGCTCCGCACCGCCCTTAACGGTGACCGTGTGAAAGTTTATGTATACGCCAAAAGTAAAGGCAAGCACAAAGAAGGCGAGGTTATCGAAATTCTGCAGCGCGCCAAGATGGAGTTTACGGGTATTGTTAAACTCTCCGAGCGCTACGCCTTTTTCATTCCCGATGACCGTAAGATGATGCATGATATTTTTATCCCGATTAGCGAGCTTAACGGAGCAAAAAATGGCATCAAAGCTGTAGCCGAAATCACCGACTGGCCAACCGAAGCTAAAAACCCTATCGGCAGGATCAAACATATTTTAGGTGCCCAGGGCGAAAACGATACGGAAATGAACGCCATCCTGGCCGAATATGGTTTTCCGTTATCATTTCCTGCCGAGGTTGAGCATGATGCAGAAGAAATTTCGGATGTGATCACGCCCGAAGAAATTGCCAGGCGACGTGATTTCCGCAACATCACCACCTTTACCATCGACCCATTTGATGCCAAGGACTTTGACGATGCCCTATCCTATCGTGTACTGGAAAATGGCAACTACGAAGTGGGTGTTCATATTGCTGATGTATCACATTACATCATTCCCGATTCGGCTTTGGACAAAGAAGCTTTGGATAGGGCCACATCAGTTTACCTTGTGGACAGGGTAATCCCGATGCTACCGGAAAGATTATCAAACGGTCTTTGCTCTCTTCGCCCTAAAGAAGAAAAACTCTGCTTTTCGGCAGTGTTTGAGATGGATGAGAATGCAAATATCATTACCGAATGGTATGGCAAAACCATCATCTACTCCGACAGGCGTTTTACTTATGAGGAAGTACAGGAAGTAATAGAAAGCGGCGAGGGCGATTTTAAAGATGAGATTTTTAAACTCAACGCACTGGCCTATAAGCTTCGCGACCGTAAGTTTAGAAACGGTGCCATCAGCTTTGAAACCACCGAGGTTAAGTTCAAACTGGATGAAACCGGCAAACCAACAGGCGTTTATGTAAAGGAACGTAAAGACGCCCATAAACTAATTGAAGATTTTATGCTGCTGGCTAACCGTAAAGTAGCCGAACGCGTAAGTAAAATGGGCAAAGGCAAACACAAATACACTTTTGTTTACCGCGTACATGATTCGCCCAAGCCAGATGCGCTGGCTAACTTTGCCCAGTTTGCGGCAAGGTTTGGCTATAAGGTCAATACCAAATCTGACAAGGAAACAGCCCGGTCGCTTAATTACCTGATGGAGGATGTAGAAGGCAAAAAAGAGCAGAATGTTTTAACACAGCTGGCTATCCGCTCCATGGCTAAAGCTATTTATACTACCAAAAGCAGCAGCCATTACGGTTTGGCCTTTGATCATTACACGCACTTTACCTCACCAATTCGCCGCTATCCGGATGTTATGGTACATCGGTTACTATTCCATTATTTAAATGGCGGTCAATCAGCCAATGCCGAGTTTTATGAAAAACTATGTTCGCACAGTTCTTTAATGGAGAAAAAAGCCGCCGATGCGGAGCGTTCTTCCGTAAAATATAAACAGGCGGAGTATCTTCGCGACCAGGTTGGCAATACTTTCATGGGCATCATATCGGGAGTTACCGAATGGGGCATGTATGTAGAGATCATCGAAAATAAATGCGAAGGAATGATCCGCCTGCGCGATATCTCGGACGATTTTTATACTTTGGACGAGAAAAACTATGCCATCATAGGTCAGCGTAAAAAGAAGATCTATCAACTGGGCGATGAAGTAAAGATCAAAGTAAAACAGGTTGACCTAACCAAAAAGCAAATAGATTTTATATTGGTACAGGACTAATATTGGTGAATGGTTGATTGGGTGAGTGGTGGTTAGTTAACACGCTGCAACCACTCACTCAATCAACTTAATGAACTACTCACTAAATAAATGAAACAACTTACAGAGTTACAGTTACTGATAAACGATGCAGTAGGCAAACTAAGCTACCCCGCTTACCCGGCCGATCTGTATGAACCGATAAGCTATATTTTATCAATTGGCGGCAAGCGCATGCGCCCTGCCCTGCTCCTGCTGGCCTGCGACCTTTTTGGCGGCGACGTTGAC
It contains:
- the rnr gene encoding ribonuclease R, whose product is MSKHKKNNSSIHQVLAQMVLDIFEQNGNTPLNYKQVSAKLNVRDPESREIIYEILKDEVKKSVLKEISPGKFQLLELKTFIEGVVDLTNDGSAFIVTDDEFESDIFIAPRKLRTALNGDRVKVYVYAKSKGKHKEGEVIEILQRAKMEFTGIVKLSERYAFFIPDDRKMMHDIFIPISELNGAKNGIKAVAEITDWPTEAKNPIGRIKHILGAQGENDTEMNAILAEYGFPLSFPAEVEHDAEEISDVITPEEIARRRDFRNITTFTIDPFDAKDFDDALSYRVLENGNYEVGVHIADVSHYIIPDSALDKEALDRATSVYLVDRVIPMLPERLSNGLCSLRPKEEKLCFSAVFEMDENANIITEWYGKTIIYSDRRFTYEEVQEVIESGEGDFKDEIFKLNALAYKLRDRKFRNGAISFETTEVKFKLDETGKPTGVYVKERKDAHKLIEDFMLLANRKVAERVSKMGKGKHKYTFVYRVHDSPKPDALANFAQFAARFGYKVNTKSDKETARSLNYLMEDVEGKKEQNVLTQLAIRSMAKAIYTTKSSSHYGLAFDHYTHFTSPIRRYPDVMVHRLLFHYLNGGQSANAEFYEKLCSHSSLMEKKAADAERSSVKYKQAEYLRDQVGNTFMGIISGVTEWGMYVEIIENKCEGMIRLRDISDDFYTLDEKNYAIIGQRKKKIYQLGDEVKIKVKQVDLTKKQIDFILVQD
- a CDS encoding type II toxin-antitoxin system VapC family toxin, with the translated sequence MEQGYLIDTNAIIDYLDGKLPEKSNQLLDEIKFQISVISRIELLAWRKATEQQLKILNDFINISSVFDMSETVILKSIDIRKIYKLKLPDAIIAATALANNLILVTRNINDFKAIANLHLLDPYSL
- a CDS encoding ABC transporter ATP-binding protein, coding for MLKVSDLSVSFKNGKNQFTAVKGISFTLNKGETIGIVGESGSGKSVTSLALMRLLNEDQAVIDGSVLLNGVCLCKLSENEMRHVRGNQVAMIFQEPMTSLNPVLTCGFQLTEAIRLHLGSSKAEAKQKTIELFKEVQLPRPEAIFNSYPHQISGGQKQRVMIAMALACNPEILIADEPTTALDVTVQKTIIELLHKLKAERHMSLIFISHDLGVIKEIADRVLVMYKGEIVEEAAVKDLFANPRHPYTKGLLACRPSPQQHLKKLPVVADFLNEARPAVTIEGIRELYHYPDDEITERKRRLYQQQPLLKAEKLNTWFPTDSGLFKRKDHVVKAVNNVSFDVYPGETLGLVGESGCGKTTLGRSILRLIEPTSGRVTFGGTDLRELKKNELRQIRKDIQIIFQDPYSSLNPKLTVGQSLMEPLQVHQFYNNDATRKRKVLELLERVNLQPAHFDRYPHEFSGGQRQRIVIARALALQPKFIICDESVSALDVSVQAQVLNLIRELQEELKLTYIFISHDLAVIKHISDRMMVMNKGEIVETGYPDDIYYRPKEEYTKRLIASIPG
- a CDS encoding 3'-5' exonuclease, with the protein product MLEQYDLHNILIIDIETVPQYSSHDQLPENLQVLWELKTRHQRKDEPAESHYERAGIWAEFGKIVCISAGIFTAGKNIGLRVKSFASHDEKELLTKFCNLLFGQPPNLILCAHNGKEFDFPYLCRRLLVNGMPFPSQLQIAGKKPWEIIHLDTMELWKFGDHKHYTSLNLLTTIFNIPTPKDDIDGSDVGHVYWHENQLERICAYCQKDVIATAQLLRRYRGEELIADEFITIVGQ
- the pbpC gene encoding penicillin-binding protein 1C, producing the protein MFWFCLPKPLFNSPTSYVIDDDQGQLLGASIANDGQWRFPYNPAVPEKFKQCIITFEDKRFEHHPGFDIVAFSRAIKQNLGSKKVSSGGSTLTMQVIRLATKHKRNIWNKLKEIFMAMRLEVTYSKSEILALYTSNAPFGTNVIGLDAASWRYFGRSPDKLSWGEMAAMAVLPNSPSLVHPGRNRAILLRKRNSLLDKLHKAGIIDSTTAALARLEPVPDRPMPLPQLTPHLLQRFKADHQAKPDRDTRITSSIKSSLQQQVNDILEQHHSLLKANDINNIAAIILDVETGATLAYAGNISHREDPQMESDVDVIDAPRSPGSTLKPLLYAAMLHDGLILPNSLMPDVPTMIAGYHPENFDLGYDGAVPASRALSRSLNVPAVKMLQQYKYERFYDFLHKAGITTLTKPADHYGLSLILGGGENTLWELSGAYADMARVLNHYNKNGGRYDPADFHDPVYEKKDAGRPELEKSGLLDAASIYYTFQAMEEVMRPGEEMLWQQFSSSQRIAWKTGTSFGFRDGWAIGVTPKYVVGVWVGNTDGEGRPGLTGINTAAPALFEIFRLLPVSRDWFEMPVGEMVKINVCRQSGYRAGQYCQDIDEQYVPKSGLKAPVCPYHQLVHLSADAKWQVNGNCEPPDNILNKSWFVLPPSMEYYYKARNYQYHVLPPFRPDCAQAENGNTMEVIYPKNGAKIYVPLEADGTRGRMICNAAHRQPGMKIFWHLDDQYVGETRDLHQMALNPPPGKHILTLVDGNGNTISIEFEVLKK